The region GTCGAGCAGGCGTTTCTCGCCGAACTGCTCGCCGCCGGCCTGGTGTTCCTCGACGACACCGTCGGTGTAGAAGAGCACCCGGTCGCCCTGCCGGAGTTGCCGGGTGCTGATCTGGGGCGTGGCACCGCCAAAGCCGACCGGCAGGGTTCCTGGGCTCTCCAAGGCCTCGATCACCCGGTGGTCGCGGATCAGCAGCGGCGCCGGGTGGCCTGCGTTGACCCATTGCAGCCGACCCGTTCCGACGTCCATACGCATCATCTGCGCCGTGACGAACTGGTCCGGGCCGAACTGCTCGTCGATGGCGGCGTCCATGAACGCGTACAACTCGGCGAGCCCGACACCGGCGCGCCGGGCGTGCCGGTAGGCACCGACGGCGACGGTTGCCAGCACGGCGGCGTTCAGGCCGTGGCCCATCGCGTCGATCATGGCCAGGTGCAGGATGTCGTCGTTCAGGGCGTAGTCCAGGCTGTCGCCGGCGATGTTGTAGGCGGGCTCCAGGATTCCGGCGACGGAGACCCGCGGGGTGTTCATCGACAGCGGGGGCAGCAGCGACCACTGGATCTCCGCGGCCACGCTCATCGACTCGCGACGCCGAGCCCGGAAGAAGCGGTCGGTGTAGCCGTTCTTGGTGACCAGGATGTCGGCGACCAGTGCGGCCAGGCGGCGTAGCAACCGCCGGTCGTCATCGTCGACGCTGTCGAGGGTGACGGCGAGTACTCCGACCTCGTCGCCGCCGTCCAGCAGCGGCAGGAACATCCGCGTGCCGTCAGCCTGCGGGTGCTCGGCCGGGGTGGCACTGACGAAGACCGTGCCGGCCAGGGAACCGTCGATGGGTACCGGATCCCCGGTGGCGAGTCCGCTGCCCGTGAGCGGCACCAGCGTGCGCTGGCCGTAGTCCTGCAGGAGGATCGAGACCTCCCGGCCGCCGAGCGCCCGCAACGCTCCCGCCACCAGCGGACCGATGTGCTCGGGCGGCATCTGGTGAGCCTGGTCCAGCAGCCACCCCAGCAGCCGCTCACCGAATCCTTCCGACCGGTCCACCACAGCAGCCCCGCGCTTCTCTCGTGCGCATTCCGCGATCGGCACCCGGCCCGCCGGCGGCGGACTTCGGCCGCTACCACCCGGACGATCCTGTCTGCGCGTGGTCGACCCGTGCCGCACCACCACTCCTGCACTCCTGCACTCCTGTTTCAGGATCGCACCGGTTCTCCGTACGCGATACTCGCACCGGCGGGGATGCGGGGATCATGGCAGTGCGGAGATCAGGGCCGTGGCTGGATCCGGGTCGCGAAATCCCCCGAGGCGGCTGAGGCATGGAAATCATTGGCAGCATAATTCATGCTCGGCGTATATGATCGCAGGTCGCGCGGAGTATGCTGGAATGTACCGGAAGACTTACCGGTGAGACGATTCCAGGAGGTGCATATATGAAACTCAGCAGGACAGGATCGCTGATTCTGCGCCTCGTGGCCGCGAAGCTTTCGCCCGGCTGTTCAGCGGGATACAAGTAGAATTCTCACGTGGTTTGCAGGGAGCAGGACCAGCTCTCCATCCCGATCGGCGTTCACGCGGATCGCAGGCCGTTTCCGTACAGATGCTGCGGAGGCGGCCTCTTGGTGCGCCGGTCGACCATCGGTCGGCTGCCGGCGAACGGGGTGGTTCGAGCTGTTCGAGCTGCTCGGGACTTCGGGACTATCGTTGGAAACATGTCCGTCTACGTCAAGCTTGCGAGTGAGGCCCGGTCCCCGGCGGAGCCGTCCAGCGGGCCGCTGGACGTGCAGTACGAAGACAACGCGGCGGGTGCCACCTATGAGTACGACGTGCATCCGAGTGGGGCGTTGCGGATCCTGCGCGTGTCGGAGAACGGTCCCCACGTCGTCGAGGGGTTCTTCGGGCCCGGAGCATGGCTCCAGGTCGTCGGCGCATATCGCCGAAGCGGCTCCGAATACTGAGGTGACCGCCCAGGGAATAGGCAGGGACGCGGACCGGCCGGTGGATTCCCGGGACCAAGGACGCGCGCGGCGAGGCAGCGCCTGACTTTCTCATCAGTATCTTGGGCACGTCGCGGTACGTGGCGGAGGTCGGCTGCAGAGCAGCCAGGAGAACCGAGGTGCTCGTGGAGATCCGCAATCCTTCCCGGCGGACGCTGTTGCGTTCCGGCGCGGCCTGTGCGGCGCTGATGATGGTCGAAGGATGCTCCTCGGGCTCCGGTGGTGAAGCGGCATCGCCCGGAGCCACGCCTGGAGCGAGGTCGGGTTCCGGCCCGACAACTTCCGGCCCGACAACGACGAGCGCGGGCACCACGGTGGACTCGATGCCGGCCGAATGGCTCCCGCACGTGCGCACGTTCATGGCCTGGCCGGCGCTGGAGGAGGTGTGGGGGAGCCAGCTGCCGGCGGTTCGTCAGGACATCGCGAACGTGGCGAAGGCCGTGGCCGGGTTCGAGCCCGTGGTGATGATGGCTCGACCCGATCAGGCCGATCAGGCTCAGCAGCTGTGCGGTTCCTCGGTCGAGGTGATCGAGTTGACGGTGGACGACCTGTGGGCCCGGGACACCGGTCCGACGTTCGTCACGGGGCCGCAGGGGCTGGCGGGTGTGGACTTCAACTTCAACGGCTGGGGCGGGAAGCAGACCCATGCCAACGACAGCCTGGTGGCCAGGAACCTTCTCGCCAAGTACGGGATCAGACGGATCCAGGCACCGGTCACCGGCGAGGGCGGGGCCATCGAGGTCGACGGTGAGGGCACGCTGCTGGCCACGGAGAGCTCCTGGGTCAACGCCAATCGGAACCCGGGCAAGTCCCGCGAGCAGATCGAGGCGGCTCTGAAGCAGCTGCTGGGTGTCGAGAAGGTCATCTGGATCCAGGGCGTGGCAGGGCAGGACATCACCGACTGCCACATCGACGCCCTGGCCAGGTTCGCCGAGCCGGGCGTGGTCGTCCTGCACCGGCCGGCGGCGGACAGCCCGCCGGACGTCTGGTCCCAGGCATCCGATCAGGCGCTCCAGGTGCTCGGCTCGGCGACCGACGCGAAGGGGCGCAAGCTTCGGGTCGTCGAGCTGACCGAGCCGGACGTCACCAAGATCCAGGCACAGGGCAAGGACTTCCTCGCGACCTACCTCAACTTCTATGTGGTCAACGGCGGTGTGATCGCGCCGAAGTTCGGCGACCAGAGCGCGGACGACCACGCGGCGGGGATCCTGACCGACCTGCATCCGGGCAGGCAGGTCGTGCAGGTGTCGATCAACGCGGTCGCCGCCGGGGGCGGGGGCATCCACTGCGCGACGCAGCAGCAGCCGGAGCTACCGGGTGCTTCGGCGTCCGCCTCGTGAGGGCCATCCTCGATCAGAGGAAGTTCAGAGGAAGTACAGACGGCTGAGCGGCACGTCCTGCGCGGGCTCGGACCGTACCGGAGTTCCGTCCAGGGTCACCAGGCCGTTGCGGGGGTCGACCCGGACGTCGCCCAGGCGGGCGTTGCGGATCATGTCCGCCGGGCCGATGCCCCGGGTCCCGCTGACCGCCACCCGGCGCCGCCGGGTGGCCAGGGCGTCGTGCGGACGGCCGAACGAGCCGGACTCGGCTGCGGCCCGGCTGACGAACGCCACCGACAGGTCGGCGGCCGTCGCGCCGTGCGCGCCGAACAGCGGCCCCAGCACGAGCGGTTGGCAGGCCTCGGTGGCCGCGTTCGGGTCACCCGTCACGCCGTAGGCGGGGAAGCCGGCCTTGAGGACCAGCTGCGGCTTCGCGCCGAAGAACGCGGGCCGCCACAGCACGAGGTCGGCGAGCTTGCCGACCTCGATCGATCCCACCTCGTGCGAGAGGCCGTGCGCGATGGCGGGGTTGACGGTGAGTTTGGCGATGTAGCGCAGGACGCGGGCGTTGTCGTCGTCGGGCCCGTCGCCCGCCATGGGCCCGAGATCGGCCTTCATCTTGGCCGCCACGGCGAAGGTGCGGCGCACGGTCTCGCCGGCTCGGCCCATGCCCTGGGCGTCGGAGGAGGTGATGCCGATGACGCCGAGGTCGTGCAGGACGTCCTCGGCGCCCATGGTCCCGGCGCGGATGCGATCGCGGGCCATCGCGGCGTCGCCCGGTAGGTCGGTCTTCAGCCCGTGAACGGAGACGATCATGCCGTAGTGCTCGGCGACCGCGTCCCGGCCGAAGGGGAGGGTCGGGTTGGTGGAGGAGCCGATGATGTTCGGGACACCGGCCATCTTCAGCACGTTGGGGACGTGTCCGCCGCCGCAGCCCTCGATGTGGAAGGCGTGGATGGTGCGGCCCTGAAGGACGGCGATGGTGTCCTCGACGGAGAGGCATTCGTTCAGACCATCGGTGTGCAGGGCGACTTGGACGTCGTGCTCCTCGGCGACGCGCAGTGCGGTGTCCAGGGCGCGTGCGTGCGCGCCCATGTCCTCGTGCACCTTGAAGCCGCAGGCGCCGCCCTCGGCGAGCGCTTCGACGAGCGGCGCGGGGTCCGAGGACGAACCGCGGCCCAGGAAGCCGATGTTGACCGGCCAGGCGTCGAAGGCGTTGAAGGCGTGGCGCAGCGCCCAGGGGGAGTTGACGCCGACGCCCCAAGCGGGGCCGATCTCCTGGCCGATGATCGTCGTGACACCGGAGGCGAGGGAGGCCTCCATGATGCGCGGGGACATCAGGTGCACGTGGGTGTCGATGGCGCCGGCGGTGGCGATCAGGCCCTCGCCGGAGACGATCGTCGTGCCGGTGCCGACCACCACGTCGACCCCGTCGAGGGTGTCCGGGTTGCCGGCCCGGCCGATCGCGGCGATCCGCCCTGCGCGGATGCCGATGGAGGTCTTGCGGATGCCCTGGATCGCGTCGATGACTAGCACGTTGCTGATCACCACGTCACAGGTGTCGCGGACGGCTGCGGCCTTGAGGTGCAGTCCGTCGCGGGCGGTCTTGCCGAAGCCGACCAGGAACTCCTCACCCGGCAGCTGCGAGTCGGACTCGACCCGCACCACCAGGCCACAGTCACCGAGGCGTACCCGGTCACCGGCTCGCGGGCCGTGCACAGCGGCGTACTCGTGCGGTTCGATCGTCGTGCTCACCGTTGGTCGTCCTCTCGTTCGCAGGCGTGGGCTCCGAGGTAGCCGCACGCGGCGGCTCGGCGCAGCGCCTGCTGCTTGGCGCCCGGGGCGTCCAGCGGGCCGTCGACCAGCCCGGCGAAGCCGATCGCGACGCGGGCGCCGCCGACGGGCACCAGCGCCACCTCGACCACGGCGCCCGGGTCGAAGCGGGTGGAGGCTCCCGCGGGTGCGGCGAGCCGCATGCCGTAGGCGCCGGCGCGGTCGAAGTCGAGGCGGGGGTTGGCCTCGAAGAAGTGGAAGTGGGAGGTCACGCTCACCGGCACGGTCGCGGTGTTGCGGACCGTCAGGGTGCGGACCGGCCGCGGCATGTACGCGGTGTCGGTGCCGGAGATGACGGCACCGGGGGCGGCCTCGCCCAGGCTCCCGCCGCCGAACGGGTCGGCGACCACCGCCAGCCGGGTGCCGTCGGCGAACACCGCCTCGACGTCGACCTCGGTGACGAGGTCCGGCACGCCCGGCAGCACGTCCTGCGGGCCGAGCACGGAGCGGGCGCGCTCGATCGCCTCGGCCAGGCGCAGGCCGTCCCGGGCCGCCTCGCACACGGTGTCCGCGATCAGCGCGGTGGCCTCGGGCACGTTGAGTCGCAGGCCGCGGGCACGGCGGGCGCGGGCCAGTTCGGCGGTCGTGAAGATCAGCAGCCGGTCGCGCTCGGTCGGGGTCAGCTGCACGGCGTCACCCGGCCGGCTGGTCGTGGGTGGAGCAGTGGATGCCGCCACCGCCGGAGGCGATGGTGTCGATCTGGATCGGGACGATCTCGCGGTTCGGGAAGTGGTCCTTCATGAGCTGCTGCGCCTGGTCGTCGGCCGTCTGGTCGCCGAACAGGGGCAGGTAGACGCCCTTGTTGCCGATGTAGAAGTTCAGGTAGGAGGAGACGAAGGCGTCGCCACGGCCGGTGATCTGGTCGGGGTCGGGCTGCGGGATCTCGATGACCTTCAGCTTCTTGCCCCTCGCGTCGGTGGCGTCCGCCAGGACGGCCCTGGCCTGGTCGGCCGAGCGTGACCAGACGTCGGCCGGCATGCCGGGGAAGGCCTGGTCCAGGAAGACGACGCCGGGGGCGGCGAACCGGGCCAGGCAGTCCACGTGCGCGTCGGTGATGTCCTTGCCGCGCACGCCGGCCAGCCAGATCACCTTGGTGACGCCCAGGGCCTTCTTCAGTTCCGCCTCGACCTGGTCGCGGCTGCGGCCGGGATTGCGGTTGTTGTTGACCACCGAGCTTTCGGTGATCAGCAGGGTGCCCTGCCCGTCGCTCTCGAAGGAGCCGCCCTCGGCGACGATCGGAGTCTGAATCCGCTCGATGCCGTACTTCGCCAGGACCGCGCGGGCGATGCCGGCGTCGTTCGCGTGCTGCTGCTTTCCGCCCCAGCCGCTGAAGTTGAAGTCGACGCCCTTGACCTTTCCGGCCTCCTCGACGAACACGGGCACGGTGTCGCGCGCCCACAGGTCGTCCACCGGGGTGGAGAAGATCTCGACGGCTGCCCCGCAGGCGTTCTTCGCCGAGGCCTCCTGGCCGGGCCGCACGAGCAGGACCACCGGCTCCCGGCCCCCGATCGCCCGCGCCACACCGGCGATGTCCTTGCGGACGGCGTCGAGTTGCCCGCCCCAGACGTCCTGCGAGGCGGGCCACGCCATGAACGTGCGCGCGTGCTTCTCCCACTCGGCGCCGAGTTTGCGCCCGGGGGCCGCGCCGGTCGAAGTGCCCCTCTGGGAAGGAGTGTTGGAGGCCGCCGCGCTGGGGTCGGCGGCGTTCTCCAGGTCGTCGGGTCCGGTGCAGGCCGTCGCGCCGAGCGCGAGGACGCCGGCACCGGCGAGGGACCGCAGCACGGTGCGGCGGGAAAGGGCGGACAGGGCCACGTGGTTCTCCGGGGGGTGCTGGTGGAGCTGGTGCGAGGGAGGAGCGCAGGCGCAGGGCGCGAGGGCGTTACGGAACTGGTTCCTGCATCGTCGAGCAGTGGATGCCGCCACCGCCTGCCATCAGGCGGTCGACATCGAGTTGGACGACGTCACGGCCGGGGAAGGCCGCTGCCAGGGTCTGCCTGGCGGCCGCGTCCTTGTAGCCGTCGCCGAACTGGGCGGCGATGACGGCGCCGTTGACGACGTGGAAGTTGAGGTAGGAGTCGACGAAGTCGGAGCGTCGCGAGCGGACGGTGTCCGGGCCCTCGACCCGGATGACCTCCAGCCGGCGTCCGCGCGCGTCGGTCTGCGCGCTCAGGATGTCGAACTGCTCGCGCGCGTCCCGCGCCCAGACGTCGCCCCGACCGTCCGGCGGCAGCTGGACCAGCACCAGGCCCGGGCGCACGAAGCGGGAGGTGACGTCGATGTGGTCGTCGGTGATGTCCTTGCCCTTGATGCCGGGCACCCAGATCATCTTGTCCGCGCCGTACGCGTCGAGCACGGCCGCCTCGACATCGTCGCGGCTCCAGCCGCGGTTGCGGTTCTTGTTGACCAGGCTGCTCTCGGTCGCCATGACGGTGCCGTCACCGTCGGTCTCGATGCCGCCGCCCTCACCGACGAAGTCGGTGCGGATGAAGGGCAGGCCGTTCAGGCGGGCGAGGTTCTCGGCGACGTAGGCGTCGTCGGTGTGGACCTGCTTCCTGCCCCAGCCGTTGAAGTTCAGGCCGATGGCCTGGAGCCCGCCGCGACCGTCCCGCCGGAAGACCGGGGCGATGTCGCGCATCCACAGGTCGTCCGTCGGGATCGAGCCGATCACGTACACGCTGGGGCCGCAGGCGAGCCGGGCCTCCTCGACCGAGTAGTCGTCCGGTGCGCACATGACCACGGGCTCGTATCGCGCGATCGTGCGGGCGATCAGTGCGATGTCCTCCTGCACTCCGCGTAGTTGACGTCCCCAGACCGACTTGCGTGACGGCCAGGACATCCAGGTCCGGGTGTGCGGGACGTCGTCCATGGGTACCCGGGGTCGCGGCGAGGCGCCGAAGAGGCGGTCACCGAGTGGGGGGCGCGGGTGCGGGTCGTACATGGGGATCTCCAGATCGAGTATGGCTCGGCCTGCGGACGCCGGCGAACGCCCGGATCTGCGGGGAACCGGTCGGCAGGCTTGACACCTCTGGATCTGCCGGGCCTGGCTGTGTGACCCACTGTGACACTGACTGAAAAGTCAGTCAAGTTTCGAGAGGCAGGAATGCGCGCGGTCTGACGTCCGGGGGGACTGGGTGGATCGGGCATCGAGGTGCCGGGCGTGGGGCCGGGCAGGTCGATTGCGTGGGGCCGGACAGGCCCTACGGGCGCAGGCGCGCCACCTCGGCGTCGATGGCGGTGGTCAGCAGGGCTCGGGCGTGGTCCAGCGGCAGGCAGCCGCTGAGCCAGCGCACGCTCAACCCCTCCAGCAGGGCGGTCAGCCGCTCGGCCGCGCCGGCCAGCGCCACCGCCGATCCCATGGGCTGGACCCGCCCGAGGATCTCGGCGATCTCCTGGACCCAGACGAGGGTGGCCCGGGCCAGGTCCTCGCGCAGGTCGGGTTCGAAGACCGCGCTGGCGCGCAGCTCTCCCCAGGCGATGCTGTTCTCCCGCACCTCGGCGGTGTCCTGGAGTTCCAGCAGCAGGGCCTGTTCCAACTCCTCGCGGGCGCTGAGGGGTTCGCCGCCCGCTTCGCGCTGCCTGGTGTAGCGCTCGGCGCGGTCGCTGATGAATTCGAGGGTCTGGCGAAGGATCCCCGTGCGGTCCTTGAAGTGGTAGTAGATCAGCGCGGTGGACACGCCGGCCTCCGCGGCGAGTTCCTCCACGCGAAGACCGCGGACCCCGCGCCGCGCGATCACGCGCGCGGCGGCCTCCATGATTGCTGTTCTACGACCGGCCATGGTCCGATACCCTACGCGACCTCCGAGCCGCGTACTGACCGGAATACCAGGAGGACGCTGAGGAACGCGCTCAGCCGGCGGCCAGCTCGGCGTCGATGGCGCCTTCGAGCAGGCGTCGGGCGTGGTCCAGCGGCAGGCAGCCGCTGAGCCAGCGGACGCTGAGGCCCTCGATGAGGGCCGTCAGCCGCTCCGCGGCGGCCGCGTGCGCCGGGGCCGTGCCCAGCGGATCGGCGCGGGCGAGCAGGTCGGCGATCTCGTGGACCCAGGTGTGGGTGGCCCTCGCCAGGTCCTCGCGCAGGTCGGGTTCGAAGACCGCGCTGGCGCGCAGTTCTCCCCAGGCCGTGCTGTTCTCCCGCACCTCGGGGGCGTCCTGGAGTTCCAGCAGCAGGACCTGCTCCAGGTCGGCGCGGGGGTCGTCGGGGCGCGTCTGGGGACTCTGCTCCGCGGTGTAGCGGTCGGCGCGGTCGCTGATGAACTCAAGGGTGCTGCGCAGTATCCCGGCCCGATCGGTGAAGTGGTAGTAGATCAGCGAGGTCGACACCCCCGCCTCCTGCGCCAGCTCGCCAACGCGCAGTCCGCGCACGCCGCGCCGCGCGATCACGCGGGTGGCTGCCTTGAGTATCTCTGTCCGACGGTCCGACATGGGCCCACTCTAGCCGAAAGCCTTGACTGAATTTTCAGTTCGATGAAGGATGCGGGGCACACCACACCTCCCGCCGACCGCGGGCCCGAGTGGCAGGCCGGTGAACCTTCCCAGCCTCAGCTGCCGGTCGGCTCGACCGGCTGATCACCCGCTACCCGAAGAGGAAGAGCCTGCCGTGACTTTCCGTATGCCCGCCGAATGGACCGAGCACGAGAACTGCCTGATGGCCTGGCCCGTCCGGCCCGACCTGTGGGGCCAGACCCTCGACGAGGTCAAGCACGAGTACGCCGCGGTCGCCCGTGCCATCGCGCGGTTCGAGCCGGTCACCATGGCGGCACCGCCCGGGTACGGCGACGAGGCCCGCGAGCGGTGCGGCGAGGGCGTCGCGGTCGTGGAACTGCCGATGGACGACTCCTGGTTCCGCGACTCCGCGCCGATCTTCGTCCTGGACGAGA is a window of Kitasatospora kifunensis DNA encoding:
- a CDS encoding PP2C family protein-serine/threonine phosphatase; this translates as MDRSEGFGERLLGWLLDQAHQMPPEHIGPLVAGALRALGGREVSILLQDYGQRTLVPLTGSGLATGDPVPIDGSLAGTVFVSATPAEHPQADGTRMFLPLLDGGDEVGVLAVTLDSVDDDDRRLLRRLAALVADILVTKNGYTDRFFRARRRESMSVAAEIQWSLLPPLSMNTPRVSVAGILEPAYNIAGDSLDYALNDDILHLAMIDAMGHGLNAAVLATVAVGAYRHARRAGVGLAELYAFMDAAIDEQFGPDQFVTAQMMRMDVGTGRLQWVNAGHPAPLLIRDHRVIEALESPGTLPVGFGGATPQISTRQLRQGDRVLFYTDGVVEEHQAGGEQFGEKRLLDTIERVGPTSGAVQQTVRSLSHTLMRERGGTTTDDASLFLVEWRGGAADSPTSPEPA
- a CDS encoding agmatine deiminase family protein codes for the protein MPAEWLPHVRTFMAWPALEEVWGSQLPAVRQDIANVAKAVAGFEPVVMMARPDQADQAQQLCGSSVEVIELTVDDLWARDTGPTFVTGPQGLAGVDFNFNGWGGKQTHANDSLVARNLLAKYGIRRIQAPVTGEGGAIEVDGEGTLLATESSWVNANRNPGKSREQIEAALKQLLGVEKVIWIQGVAGQDITDCHIDALARFAEPGVVVLHRPAADSPPDVWSQASDQALQVLGSATDAKGRKLRVVELTEPDVTKIQAQGKDFLATYLNFYVVNGGVIAPKFGDQSADDHAAGILTDLHPGRQVVQVSINAVAAGGGGIHCATQQQPELPGASASAS
- a CDS encoding urease subunit alpha, coding for MSTTIEPHEYAAVHGPRAGDRVRLGDCGLVVRVESDSQLPGEEFLVGFGKTARDGLHLKAAAVRDTCDVVISNVLVIDAIQGIRKTSIGIRAGRIAAIGRAGNPDTLDGVDVVVGTGTTIVSGEGLIATAGAIDTHVHLMSPRIMEASLASGVTTIIGQEIGPAWGVGVNSPWALRHAFNAFDAWPVNIGFLGRGSSSDPAPLVEALAEGGACGFKVHEDMGAHARALDTALRVAEEHDVQVALHTDGLNECLSVEDTIAVLQGRTIHAFHIEGCGGGHVPNVLKMAGVPNIIGSSTNPTLPFGRDAVAEHYGMIVSVHGLKTDLPGDAAMARDRIRAGTMGAEDVLHDLGVIGITSSDAQGMGRAGETVRRTFAVAAKMKADLGPMAGDGPDDDNARVLRYIAKLTVNPAIAHGLSHEVGSIEVGKLADLVLWRPAFFGAKPQLVLKAGFPAYGVTGDPNAATEACQPLVLGPLFGAHGATAADLSVAFVSRAAAESGSFGRPHDALATRRRRVAVSGTRGIGPADMIRNARLGDVRVDPRNGLVTLDGTPVRSEPAQDVPLSRLYFL
- the ureA gene encoding urease subunit gamma, producing the protein MQLTPTERDRLLIFTTAELARARRARGLRLNVPEATALIADTVCEAARDGLRLAEAIERARSVLGPQDVLPGVPDLVTEVDVEAVFADGTRLAVVADPFGGGSLGEAAPGAVISGTDTAYMPRPVRTLTVRNTATVPVSVTSHFHFFEANPRLDFDRAGAYGMRLAAPAGASTRFDPGAVVEVALVPVGGARVAIGFAGLVDGPLDAPGAKQQALRRAAACGYLGAHACEREDDQR
- a CDS encoding agmatine deiminase family protein; the encoded protein is MSALSRRTVLRSLAGAGVLALGATACTGPDDLENAADPSAAASNTPSQRGTSTGAAPGRKLGAEWEKHARTFMAWPASQDVWGGQLDAVRKDIAGVARAIGGREPVVLLVRPGQEASAKNACGAAVEIFSTPVDDLWARDTVPVFVEEAGKVKGVDFNFSGWGGKQQHANDAGIARAVLAKYGIERIQTPIVAEGGSFESDGQGTLLITESSVVNNNRNPGRSRDQVEAELKKALGVTKVIWLAGVRGKDITDAHVDCLARFAAPGVVFLDQAFPGMPADVWSRSADQARAVLADATDARGKKLKVIEIPQPDPDQITGRGDAFVSSYLNFYIGNKGVYLPLFGDQTADDQAQQLMKDHFPNREIVPIQIDTIASGGGGIHCSTHDQPAG
- a CDS encoding agmatine deiminase family protein translates to MYDPHPRPPLGDRLFGASPRPRVPMDDVPHTRTWMSWPSRKSVWGRQLRGVQEDIALIARTIARYEPVVMCAPDDYSVEEARLACGPSVYVIGSIPTDDLWMRDIAPVFRRDGRGGLQAIGLNFNGWGRKQVHTDDAYVAENLARLNGLPFIRTDFVGEGGGIETDGDGTVMATESSLVNKNRNRGWSRDDVEAAVLDAYGADKMIWVPGIKGKDITDDHIDVTSRFVRPGLVLVQLPPDGRGDVWARDAREQFDILSAQTDARGRRLEVIRVEGPDTVRSRRSDFVDSYLNFHVVNGAVIAAQFGDGYKDAAARQTLAAAFPGRDVVQLDVDRLMAGGGGIHCSTMQEPVP
- a CDS encoding TetR/AcrR family transcriptional regulator, which codes for MAGRRTAIMEAAARVIARRGVRGLRVEELAAEAGVSTALIYYHFKDRTGILRQTLEFISDRAERYTRQREAGGEPLSAREELEQALLLELQDTAEVRENSIAWGELRASAVFEPDLREDLARATLVWVQEIAEILGRVQPMGSAVALAGAAERLTALLEGLSVRWLSGCLPLDHARALLTTAIDAEVARLRP
- a CDS encoding TetR/AcrR family transcriptional regulator, whose protein sequence is MSDRRTEILKAATRVIARRGVRGLRVGELAQEAGVSTSLIYYHFTDRAGILRSTLEFISDRADRYTAEQSPQTRPDDPRADLEQVLLLELQDAPEVRENSTAWGELRASAVFEPDLREDLARATHTWVHEIADLLARADPLGTAPAHAAAAERLTALIEGLSVRWLSGCLPLDHARRLLEGAIDAELAAG